One stretch of Azoarcus sp. KH32C DNA includes these proteins:
- a CDS encoding NCS1 family nucleobase:cation symporter-1: protein MNNNTQSEIWNEDLAPTDPAHRTWRWQDYAALWIGMVMCIPCYMLAAGLMDQGMSAMQAVTIVFAGNAIVLVPMLLIGHPGARYGVPFAVLVRSSFGVQGNKLPALLRALVACGWFGIQCWVGGSAIYAIGNLLSGGALDGPKMAWAGVNAGQLTCFFIFWALHLYFIARGPESVRKIETFTAPLKVVIVLALLWWAYDKADGFGQMFTAPSQFAPGGPKAGQFWAVFWPSLTAMAGFWSTLAMNIPDFTRFSASQREHYVGQAVGLPIPMALLAFVGVAVTSATVVIYGKAIWDPVDLASRMEGIAVAIGLAIITLDTLCVNLAANTVAPAYDFAAIFPRHINFARGGYITAVIGIVIMPWKLAESTQGYIFTWLIGYGALLGPVLGIMLADYWLIRRTRLDVDDLFDLNGRYAYRNGWNVSALIAFAIGVLPNLPGFLHAAFPVAFADVPGFFTELYNYAWFVGLFLSMGTYRLLMAPETAGLSRGLAVERV, encoded by the coding sequence ATGAACAACAACACCCAGTCCGAGATCTGGAACGAGGATCTCGCGCCGACCGACCCGGCTCACAGGACCTGGCGCTGGCAGGATTACGCCGCCCTGTGGATCGGCATGGTCATGTGTATCCCTTGCTACATGCTGGCGGCGGGGCTGATGGACCAGGGCATGTCGGCGATGCAGGCGGTCACGATCGTGTTCGCCGGCAATGCCATCGTGCTGGTGCCGATGCTGTTGATCGGTCATCCCGGCGCCCGCTATGGCGTGCCTTTCGCCGTGCTGGTGCGATCGTCCTTCGGCGTGCAGGGCAACAAGCTGCCGGCCCTGCTGCGGGCGCTCGTCGCCTGCGGCTGGTTCGGCATCCAGTGCTGGGTGGGGGGGAGCGCCATCTATGCGATCGGCAATCTCCTGAGCGGCGGGGCGCTCGACGGGCCGAAGATGGCGTGGGCCGGCGTCAACGCGGGGCAATTGACGTGCTTCTTCATCTTCTGGGCGCTGCATCTTTACTTCATCGCGCGGGGGCCGGAGTCGGTGAGGAAGATCGAGACCTTCACCGCTCCCCTCAAGGTCGTGATCGTGCTCGCGCTGCTGTGGTGGGCCTACGACAAGGCCGACGGCTTCGGCCAGATGTTCACGGCGCCGTCCCAATTCGCTCCCGGCGGCCCGAAGGCGGGTCAGTTCTGGGCGGTATTCTGGCCCTCGCTCACGGCGATGGCGGGGTTCTGGTCGACGCTGGCGATGAACATCCCCGACTTCACGCGCTTTTCCGCATCCCAGCGCGAGCACTACGTGGGTCAGGCGGTCGGCCTGCCGATCCCGATGGCCTTGCTGGCCTTCGTCGGCGTCGCCGTGACCTCGGCCACCGTCGTCATCTACGGCAAGGCGATCTGGGATCCCGTCGATCTGGCGAGCCGGATGGAAGGCATCGCGGTGGCCATCGGCCTGGCGATCATCACCCTCGATACCCTGTGCGTGAACCTCGCGGCCAATACCGTCGCACCGGCCTATGACTTCGCCGCCATCTTTCCCCGGCACATCAACTTTGCTCGGGGCGGCTACATCACGGCGGTCATCGGCATCGTGATCATGCCGTGGAAACTCGCTGAATCCACCCAGGGCTACATCTTCACCTGGCTCATCGGCTACGGCGCGCTGCTCGGGCCGGTGCTGGGAATCATGCTGGCCGACTACTGGCTGATCCGCCGCACGCGGCTCGATGTCGACGATCTCTTCGACTTGAACGGGCGGTACGCGTACCGGAACGGCTGGAACGTGTCGGCGCTGATCGCATTCGCCATCGGCGTCCTGCCAAACCTGCCGGGATTCCTCCACGCCGCTTTTCCCGTGGCATTTGCCGATGTCCCGGGGTTCTTCACGGAGCTCTACAACTACGCGTGGTTCGTGGGGCTGTTCCTGTCCATGGGGACTTACCGGCTGTTGATGGCCCCGGAGACCGCCGGGTTGAGCCGTGGCCTCGCGGTCGAGAGGGTTTGA
- a CDS encoding isochorismatase family protein gives MDNELNAMLKQAFAQATKLYQERGFQRRVGFGKKPALINVDLANAWTRPGNPFTCEKIDDEIIPGVQRLLKACRENNHPVIHVTTCYQVTDRKNPHTDMGLWHNKIPVDVVNQEDENIWAIDSRIAPIAGEQVLIKKRASSFHGTYLAGFLRAAGVDTILVTGVTASACVRTTLCDGLAEGFRTIAVRECIGDRVPGAVEWNLFDIDAKFADVESVDRCVDYLYSMKG, from the coding sequence ATGGATAACGAACTGAACGCGATGCTCAAGCAAGCCTTTGCCCAAGCCACCAAGCTGTATCAGGAGCGCGGCTTCCAGCGCCGTGTGGGTTTCGGCAAAAAGCCGGCACTGATCAACGTCGACCTGGCCAACGCCTGGACCCGTCCCGGCAACCCCTTCACCTGCGAGAAGATCGACGACGAGATCATCCCCGGCGTGCAGCGCCTGCTGAAGGCCTGCCGCGAGAACAACCACCCGGTGATCCACGTGACGACCTGCTATCAGGTCACCGACCGCAAGAATCCGCACACCGACATGGGCCTGTGGCACAACAAGATCCCGGTCGACGTCGTCAATCAGGAAGACGAGAACATCTGGGCGATCGACTCGCGCATCGCGCCGATCGCGGGCGAGCAGGTGCTGATCAAGAAGCGCGCGAGCTCCTTCCATGGCACCTACCTCGCGGGCTTCCTGCGCGCCGCCGGTGTCGACACCATCCTCGTGACCGGCGTGACCGCTTCGGCCTGCGTGCGCACGACGCTGTGCGACGGCCTTGCCGAAGGCTTCCGTACGATCGCCGTGCGCGAGTGCATCGGTGACCGCGTGCCGGGCGCCGTCGAATGGAACCTGTTCGACATCGACGCCAAGTTCGCGGACGTCGAGTCGGTCGATCGCTGCGTCGATTACCTCTATTCGATGAAGGGCTGA
- a CDS encoding DUF5020 family protein, with translation MKQLSGKIGLRRVGAVIGGILAFVIAGHLGSAVASEWSETDVQVLNGTRFRDPGIHDEVTKTTITLQHVSGYAYGRNYFFIDSYWGTKNAPRANDIYGEYYHYLSLGKTTGATFGGSVLKDVSLTAGVNAGATTGGAGTRILLYGVTLDFTVPGFSYLNVDLLAYDDRSQFNGVQTHYRNSYQVTPVWRLPFSIGGTQWSFEGFCDFIGARGQGTVNQTLCQPQLRFDLGQLVSGRRDAIYVGTEYQYWRNKYGIEGLNESFPNIMMVVKF, from the coding sequence ATGAAACAGCTTTCAGGGAAGATCGGACTTCGTCGCGTCGGAGCCGTCATTGGCGGAATTCTTGCGTTTGTCATCGCAGGTCATCTCGGTTCCGCCGTGGCCTCGGAGTGGAGCGAGACGGACGTGCAGGTGCTCAACGGCACCCGCTTCCGCGATCCGGGCATTCACGACGAAGTCACGAAGACGACGATCACGCTGCAACACGTGAGCGGCTATGCCTACGGACGCAACTACTTCTTCATCGATTCCTACTGGGGGACGAAGAACGCGCCGCGTGCGAACGACATCTACGGGGAGTACTACCATTACCTGAGCCTCGGCAAGACCACCGGCGCGACTTTCGGCGGCAGCGTGCTGAAGGACGTCAGCCTGACCGCCGGCGTCAACGCCGGCGCGACAACCGGCGGTGCGGGCACGCGCATCCTGCTGTACGGCGTGACGCTCGATTTCACCGTGCCCGGCTTCAGCTACTTGAACGTCGATCTGCTCGCCTACGACGACCGCTCGCAGTTCAACGGCGTGCAGACCCATTATCGCAACAGCTATCAGGTGACCCCGGTGTGGCGCCTGCCGTTCAGCATCGGCGGCACGCAGTGGAGCTTCGAGGGCTTCTGCGACTTCATCGGTGCGCGCGGGCAGGGCACCGTCAATCAGACGCTGTGCCAGCCGCAGCTGCGGTTTGATCTGGGCCAGCTGGTGTCGGGACGTCGCGATGCGATCTACGTCGGGACCGAGTACCAGTACTGGCGCAACAAGTACGGCATTGAAGGGCTCAACGAGAGCTTTCCGAACATCATGATGGTCGTGAAGTTCTAG
- the fabF gene encoding beta-ketoacyl-ACP synthase II, translated as MRRVVVTGMGLVTPLGVGVEKTWSRLLSGASGIGGIDRFDVSDLPSKIAGLVPQGSCADGGFSADEWVPVKDQRKMDLFAMYALCAADQALHNAGWQPETQDARERTGVLIGSGIGGLPALSDGAVTLREQGVRRISPFFIPSTLINLAAGHIAIRHGLRGPTHGVATACASGAHAIGDAARMIMLGDADVMVAGGTEAAVSRLGIAGFCAARALSTGFNDRPHDASRPWDAERDGFVMGEGSGVVVLEDYEHARARGARIHAEVLGYGLSGDGYHIAAPPEDGNGAARAMRAALAWAGLAPDEVDYVNAHATSTPLGDLVELRAIRDVFGRHAEDGLSVSSTKSAMGHLLGAAGAVEAILSILALRDQLAPPTLNLAAPPAEFGDMDLVPGLAKVRPIRTVLSNSFGFGGTNAALVFGSR; from the coding sequence TTGCGGCGCGTGGTGGTGACCGGAATGGGGCTGGTGACGCCGCTTGGCGTGGGGGTCGAAAAGACCTGGTCGCGGCTGCTGTCGGGAGCGTCGGGTATCGGCGGGATTGACCGCTTCGACGTATCCGACCTGCCATCGAAGATCGCCGGTCTGGTGCCGCAGGGCAGCTGCGCCGACGGCGGGTTTAGTGCCGACGAATGGGTGCCGGTCAAGGACCAGCGCAAGATGGACCTCTTCGCGATGTACGCGCTGTGTGCAGCCGATCAGGCGCTGCACAACGCGGGTTGGCAACCTGAGACGCAGGACGCGCGCGAACGTACGGGCGTGCTGATCGGCTCCGGCATCGGCGGCCTGCCGGCGCTTTCCGACGGGGCGGTGACGCTGCGCGAACAAGGGGTGCGGCGCATCTCGCCGTTCTTCATTCCCTCGACGCTCATCAATCTTGCCGCCGGCCACATCGCGATCCGTCACGGCCTGCGTGGGCCCACGCATGGCGTCGCGACCGCCTGCGCCAGCGGCGCCCATGCCATCGGCGATGCGGCGCGCATGATCATGCTGGGCGACGCGGACGTGATGGTCGCCGGTGGCACCGAGGCCGCGGTATCGCGGCTGGGCATCGCGGGCTTCTGCGCGGCCCGTGCGCTGTCGACCGGCTTCAACGACCGCCCGCACGACGCTTCCCGCCCGTGGGACGCCGAGCGCGACGGCTTCGTGATGGGCGAGGGCAGTGGCGTCGTGGTGCTGGAAGACTATGAGCACGCGCGTGCCCGCGGCGCGCGCATCCATGCCGAAGTGCTCGGCTACGGGTTGTCCGGCGACGGCTACCACATCGCAGCGCCCCCCGAGGATGGCAACGGCGCGGCGCGCGCGATGCGGGCGGCGCTCGCCTGGGCGGGCCTCGCTCCCGACGAGGTCGACTACGTCAACGCGCACGCAACATCGACCCCGCTTGGCGACCTGGTCGAACTGCGGGCGATCCGCGATGTGTTCGGCCGGCACGCGGAGGATGGGCTGTCGGTGTCGTCGACGAAATCTGCGATGGGGCACCTGCTGGGCGCGGCCGGTGCGGTCGAAGCCATCCTGTCGATCCTCGCGCTGCGCGACCAGCTTGCCCCGCCGACCCTGAACCTCGCGGCGCCCCCGGCGGAATTCGGCGACATGGACCTCGTGCCCGGCCTCGCGAAGGTGCGCCCGATTCGTACCGTCCTGTCGAATTCGTTCGGCTTCGGCGGCACCAACGCAGCGCTGGTATTCGGCAGCCGCTGA
- a CDS encoding LysR family transcriptional regulator, with protein MRFELRHMRAFVAVAEELQFRPAAERLYMTQSALTRTIQHLEEAVGAELLSRTTRVVQLTEAGRTFLYECRLALGHIEKASLLAQAAADGKVGYLRIAYMDFAINGKLPAIIEKFLRTHPGIKVELFHIPSSKQKEALLESRIDIGFLIGPFESPTISQLAVTREELVVLLPEAHPLAEKPAISIRDLVNEKFILGSKDSWEAFRAHFFALCHAANFSPVVAQEASTSDGIFGLVAANIGVALYTRCAENIQRKGLVIRPLVGRQKTLETLACWRKDILTPTVERFAQFLHDNADEFGIAQEA; from the coding sequence ATGCGCTTCGAACTTCGCCACATGCGGGCCTTTGTCGCGGTCGCCGAAGAGCTGCAGTTCCGCCCCGCGGCCGAGCGGCTGTACATGACGCAATCAGCGCTCACGCGCACCATCCAGCACCTCGAGGAAGCGGTCGGCGCGGAGCTGCTGTCACGGACCACGCGCGTCGTGCAGCTCACCGAGGCCGGGCGCACCTTCCTCTACGAATGCCGGCTCGCGCTCGGTCACATCGAGAAGGCGTCGCTCCTTGCGCAGGCCGCGGCCGACGGCAAGGTGGGCTACCTGCGCATCGCCTACATGGATTTCGCGATCAACGGCAAACTGCCCGCGATCATCGAAAAATTCCTGAGGACGCATCCCGGCATCAAGGTCGAGCTGTTCCACATCCCCAGCTCGAAGCAGAAGGAGGCGCTGCTCGAGTCGCGCATCGACATCGGTTTCCTGATTGGGCCATTCGAGTCTCCGACGATCAGCCAGCTCGCGGTCACACGCGAGGAGTTGGTCGTGCTGCTGCCGGAGGCCCATCCGCTCGCCGAGAAACCCGCGATCTCGATCCGGGACCTCGTGAACGAGAAATTCATCCTCGGCTCGAAGGATTCCTGGGAGGCCTTTCGGGCGCATTTCTTCGCGCTCTGCCACGCCGCGAACTTCTCGCCGGTGGTCGCGCAGGAAGCTTCGACGAGCGACGGCATCTTCGGCCTCGTCGCGGCCAATATCGGCGTCGCGCTATACACGCGTTGTGCCGAGAACATCCAGCGCAAGGGATTGGTGATCCGCCCGCTGGTGGGGCGGCAAAAGACGCTGGAAACCCTCGCGTGCTGGCGCAAGGACATCCTGACGCCGACGGTCGAGCGCTTCGCGCAGTTCCTGCACGACAACGCCGACGAGTTCGGCATCGCGCAGGAAGCCTGA